One window from the genome of Pandoraea fibrosis encodes:
- a CDS encoding FecR domain-containing protein: MPAIHSTWYDATADAATVPGEVAERAVEWLIELQSDDVSPQRVAEWQQWRDAHPDHERAWQRIESVKGKLAPLASPVQAGVAQAALAPPASKQRRRAVKALAVLLFAGGGTWGLLHTSPWQRWSADVRTAVGERRTLRLADGTQLVLNTDTSVDIAYGDDARRVRLIAGEVLITTAPDTHVPSRPFLVETSQGTACALGTRYTVRQFDDGTHVSVYQGAVEIRPRTNPAQSLILRTGMHARYTAQSISDPSDAPAGDATWAEGVIVARSMRLADFVAELGRYSNAALSCDATVANLRVSGTFPLDDVGKVLDTLGTTLAVRTESVTRFWGAREIRLVPA; encoded by the coding sequence ATGCCCGCTATTCACTCGACCTGGTACGACGCCACTGCCGATGCCGCCACTGTGCCGGGAGAAGTCGCCGAGCGCGCTGTCGAATGGCTCATCGAATTGCAGAGCGACGACGTGTCCCCACAACGCGTCGCCGAGTGGCAACAGTGGCGCGACGCGCATCCCGATCACGAACGGGCGTGGCAACGCATCGAGTCCGTCAAAGGCAAGCTCGCGCCGCTCGCCTCGCCCGTGCAAGCCGGTGTCGCACAAGCGGCATTGGCGCCGCCTGCGTCAAAGCAGCGCCGCCGCGCGGTGAAGGCGCTTGCCGTGCTTCTGTTCGCGGGTGGCGGCACGTGGGGCTTGCTGCACACGTCACCGTGGCAACGCTGGTCGGCGGACGTGCGTACAGCCGTTGGCGAACGTCGCACGCTACGTCTTGCCGACGGCACGCAACTCGTGCTTAACACGGACACCTCAGTCGACATCGCCTATGGAGACGACGCGCGTCGCGTCCGCCTGATCGCAGGTGAAGTATTGATCACCACGGCGCCGGACACACATGTGCCGTCGCGACCTTTCCTCGTCGAGACTTCGCAAGGGACGGCATGCGCCCTCGGCACACGCTATACGGTGCGGCAATTCGATGACGGCACGCATGTCAGCGTCTATCAAGGTGCCGTGGAAATTCGTCCCCGGACGAACCCGGCGCAGTCCCTGATCCTACGCACCGGCATGCATGCCCGCTACACGGCGCAGAGCATTTCCGATCCGAGCGACGCGCCGGCAGGCGACGCCACCTGGGCCGAAGGCGTCATCGTGGCGCGCAGCATGCGGCTCGCGGATTTCGTTGCCGAACTCGGGCGTTACAGCAATGCGGCGCTCTCGTGCGACGCCACCGTTGCGAACCTGCGCGTGTCGGGCACATTTCCGCTCGACGACGTGGGCAAGGTACTCGACACGCTCGGCACCACGCTGGCGGTGCGAACCGAGTCGGTCACCCGGTTCTGGGGAGCACGCGAAATCCGGCTGGTACCGGCGTGA
- a CDS encoding DUF4198 domain-containing protein: protein MKKTVSRRLTQLTFAALAALTGTAQAHQIWIEQPAGQNAVIRFGEFGENLREASPGLLDKFGAPTGTLSSAQGEKTAPATKTANGFALPFKAGAGEALVAEDAHYPLFTLKRDGQEVTNWYRPAARLATDFSKQKPQLTLDLVPAGKPGEFQLFFQGKPLPKAKVSFVTQSGWSKEAHTDAQGLVTFDMPWKGVYVAEVIHTDKTPGERTGAKGAERYEGVRYVTTTTVMQANGIEPLPAGPAATPNK from the coding sequence ATGAAGAAGACTGTCTCCCGCCGACTGACGCAACTCACGTTCGCCGCCCTCGCCGCCCTGACCGGCACCGCACAAGCGCATCAGATCTGGATCGAGCAGCCCGCCGGACAGAACGCCGTGATTCGCTTCGGTGAGTTCGGTGAAAACCTGCGCGAAGCCTCGCCCGGTCTGCTCGACAAGTTCGGCGCGCCCACGGGGACGCTGAGTTCCGCACAGGGCGAGAAGACGGCCCCCGCTACGAAGACGGCAAACGGCTTCGCGCTGCCGTTCAAGGCCGGCGCCGGCGAAGCCCTCGTGGCAGAAGATGCGCACTACCCGCTCTTCACCCTCAAGCGTGACGGTCAGGAAGTCACGAACTGGTATCGTCCGGCGGCGCGTCTGGCCACGGACTTCTCGAAGCAGAAGCCGCAACTCACGCTCGATCTGGTGCCCGCCGGCAAGCCGGGCGAGTTCCAGTTGTTCTTCCAGGGCAAGCCGCTGCCCAAGGCGAAGGTGTCGTTCGTCACGCAATCGGGCTGGTCCAAGGAAGCACACACCGATGCACAGGGTCTGGTGACGTTCGACATGCCCTGGAAGGGGGTGTACGTTGCCGAGGTCATCCACACCGACAAGACGCCGGGTGAACGCACGGGCGCCAAGGGGGCCGAGCGCTACGAGGGTGTGCGGTACGTGACGACCACGACGGTCATGCAGGCCAACGGTATCGAACCGCTCCCGGCCGGTCCGGCCGCCACGCCCAACAAGTAA
- a CDS encoding sigma-70 family RNA polymerase sigma factor has protein sequence MQTQGTLPSTVELLYSHHHSWLKGWLHRRLGSAEQAADIAHDTFVRLLGSDRVPATFDEPRAYLTTVAQNLVSNHWRRQKLERAYLDALAHVPRDVEWSPETRAMVLETLLELDRLLDGLPGIVRQAFLHSQLDGQTHAQVAQTLGISIPTVKRYLTKALQRCYFADLSFLG, from the coding sequence ATGCAAACCCAGGGCACCCTCCCTTCTACCGTCGAGCTGCTGTACAGCCATCACCACTCCTGGCTGAAGGGATGGTTGCATCGGCGTCTCGGGAGTGCCGAGCAGGCCGCCGATATTGCGCACGACACTTTCGTGCGGCTGCTGGGTAGCGATCGGGTGCCCGCGACGTTTGACGAGCCTCGCGCCTATCTCACGACCGTTGCGCAGAATCTCGTATCGAATCATTGGCGCCGTCAGAAGCTGGAACGCGCTTATCTCGACGCCCTCGCCCATGTGCCGCGCGACGTCGAATGGTCGCCCGAGACACGCGCGATGGTGCTCGAAACACTGCTGGAACTAGACCGCCTGCTCGATGGCTTGCCGGGTATCGTCCGGCAGGCGTTCCTGCATTCGCAGCTCGATGGTCAGACGCACGCCCAGGTAGCGCAGACGCTGGGCATTTCGATTCCGACGGTCAAGCGCTACCTCACCAAAGCCTTACAACGCTGCTATTTCGCCGACCTGTCGTTTCTCGGCTAA
- a CDS encoding PepSY-associated TM helix domain-containing protein → MTTASPPKVKPQGRGIRQTMSDLHTWTGLLVGWLLYAMFLTGTVSYFKDELSQWMRPEVPHQQGLPDSAEVAQNVSRQLTTLAAGSPQWSIYLPTERNPVAGVFWRNAPSNAKAGNRRTFEEATFDPTTGQILKARETLGGDFFYRFHFQFHPLPVLWGRWLAGFCAMFMLVAIVSGVITHKKIFIDFFTFRWGKGQRSWLDAHNALSVFGLPFHLMITYTGLVTLMALYMPWGAQTAIKTPVERAQMNGQLSAFPPPAKATGEKVALAPIDAMVRQAQARWGAHDVGRVTITLPGDAAARVAVTRGEATRVSMSPQYLLFDGTTGKLIDVKDNVGAAAETRGVMYALHLGRFSDLHLRWLYFLVSLGGTAMVGTGLVMWTVKRRSKLPDPARPHFGFHVVERLNIAAIAGLSIAMTAFLWGNRLIPADVARRSATEVDLFYWVWAATLLYALIRPARRAWIELLWIATALLAWLPVLNAVTTSRGLWHSLAAGDWVYVGVDLMMWALAALHAWLAVRTARHQPKARPARAAPVAQGTQAPAAAANATLNEDRA, encoded by the coding sequence ATGACAACGGCCTCCCCACCCAAAGTCAAACCGCAGGGCCGAGGCATCCGCCAGACGATGTCCGACCTTCACACCTGGACCGGCCTGCTCGTCGGCTGGCTGCTGTACGCCATGTTCCTCACCGGCACGGTGAGCTATTTCAAGGACGAGCTTTCCCAGTGGATGCGCCCCGAAGTGCCGCATCAGCAAGGGCTGCCCGATTCGGCCGAGGTCGCACAAAACGTCAGCCGTCAATTGACGACGCTTGCCGCAGGAAGTCCGCAATGGAGCATCTACCTACCGACTGAACGCAATCCGGTCGCCGGGGTGTTCTGGCGCAATGCGCCATCCAACGCCAAGGCAGGCAACCGTCGCACGTTCGAAGAAGCGACGTTCGACCCGACGACAGGCCAGATCCTCAAGGCGCGCGAGACGCTCGGGGGCGACTTCTTCTACCGCTTTCACTTTCAGTTCCATCCCCTGCCAGTGCTGTGGGGACGCTGGCTCGCAGGCTTTTGCGCCATGTTCATGCTGGTGGCGATCGTCAGCGGCGTGATTACGCACAAGAAGATTTTCATCGACTTTTTCACCTTCCGGTGGGGCAAGGGACAACGCTCGTGGCTCGACGCGCACAACGCGCTTTCGGTCTTCGGCCTGCCCTTCCACCTGATGATCACGTACACCGGCCTCGTTACGCTCATGGCGCTGTACATGCCGTGGGGCGCACAAACCGCGATCAAAACGCCGGTCGAACGCGCGCAGATGAATGGCCAACTGAGCGCCTTTCCGCCGCCGGCCAAAGCCACGGGCGAGAAGGTGGCGCTTGCCCCCATCGACGCCATGGTGCGCCAAGCCCAGGCTCGCTGGGGCGCGCACGATGTCGGGCGCGTCACCATCACCCTCCCCGGCGACGCTGCGGCCCGTGTCGCCGTGACACGCGGCGAGGCCACACGCGTGTCGATGAGCCCGCAGTATCTGCTGTTCGACGGCACGACCGGCAAGCTGATCGACGTGAAGGACAACGTCGGTGCAGCGGCCGAGACGCGCGGCGTCATGTATGCGCTGCACCTCGGGCGCTTCAGTGATCTGCATCTGCGCTGGCTGTACTTCCTCGTCAGTCTGGGGGGCACGGCCATGGTCGGCACCGGGCTCGTGATGTGGACGGTCAAGCGCCGTAGCAAGCTGCCGGACCCCGCGCGGCCGCACTTCGGCTTTCACGTGGTCGAACGCCTGAACATCGCCGCGATTGCTGGCCTTTCCATCGCCATGACCGCATTCCTGTGGGGCAATCGCCTGATTCCCGCCGATGTTGCGCGACGCAGCGCCACCGAGGTCGATCTGTTCTATTGGGTGTGGGCCGCCACGCTGCTGTATGCGCTGATACGTCCGGCCAGACGTGCGTGGATCGAATTGCTGTGGATCGCCACCGCCCTGCTGGCATGGCTGCCGGTACTCAACGCCGTCACGACATCACGCGGGCTCTGGCACAGTCTGGCCGCAGGCGATTGGGTCTATGTGGGTGTCGACCTGATGATGTGGGCGCTGGCGGCACTGCATGCCTGGCTCGCCGTGCGCACTGCCCGGCATCAACCCAAGGCGAGACCCGCGCGAGCCGCACCGGTCGCTCAAGGCACTCAGGCACCGGCCGCAGCGGCCAATGCCACGTTGAACGAGGATCGCGCATGA
- a CDS encoding TonB-dependent receptor: protein MGHVRGLQQSPSQPHWVHRRTRLACALGRIALGAAVAAPVGTVLFAPLAAQAQSAAAPGERAFDIPAGSLEDALSRFGRDAGIMLSFKPEVTAGRRSHGLKGTYTPRNGLEALVAGTGVDVVPQSNGSYLIAPSASGAATDNAVMLPAVNVTAAAYDNGLQPAYAGGQIARGGGLGMLGSADAMDVPFSTMNYTEQMVRDQQARTLADVIINESSVRMLTSSGGFGEDFQIRGYTVSSSDVGLNGLYGMASASRVPAAIVERVEVLKGPGTLMNGIGPSGSIGGAINVLTKRATSEPITRLTTSFQNKSQLGVEADIGRRFGENQQWGVRVNGVYRDGNTTLDNGKQSIGFGSVGLDYTGQRLRWTLDAYTQHEGDDNFRPQIGFQSSVKTLPEAPSGYRNFYPGSELHLHDSAVTTRLEYDVLRNVTVWGAVGYHYATAYQTFPSGPADALGNFTVMNSYYDSYTRSRTADVGARANFKTFDIGHTLTVQASRLEQDAGNAYVPGSTSVPSNIYNPSPLPAVNAPRTDPKKASESALTSIAVTDTLSFLNDRMLLTGGLRHQRVVLDNFNTANGALTSSYDQSAISPLAGIVVKPLQNVSVYANFTSGLSRGGIAPATARNAGQAFPPYKSKQYEAGVKADWGTVTTMISVFQVQRPNAITDPATNLYSFDGEQRNRGLEVSAYGEVVKGLRLMASATFYDAKLTQTAGGVNDGNDANGVPKRAFNLGVDWDTPWVPGLSLNGRIINTSRMYFNAANTLELPAWTRYDIGARYRTRIAGKSVVFRANIENLFNSNYWLMSGTYATVAAPRTFLLSAQIDF, encoded by the coding sequence ATGGGTCACGTCCGGGGGCTGCAACAAAGCCCAAGCCAACCACATTGGGTACATCGCCGCACGCGGCTGGCCTGCGCACTGGGTCGCATTGCCCTGGGTGCCGCCGTCGCCGCCCCCGTTGGCACAGTCCTTTTCGCACCACTCGCCGCGCAAGCGCAAAGCGCCGCCGCACCGGGCGAGCGCGCCTTCGACATTCCGGCCGGTTCGCTCGAAGACGCCCTTAGCCGCTTCGGCCGCGACGCGGGCATCATGCTCTCGTTCAAGCCTGAGGTCACGGCGGGACGTCGCAGCCACGGCCTCAAAGGCACCTATACGCCGCGCAACGGACTCGAAGCGCTCGTGGCAGGCACCGGGGTCGACGTGGTGCCGCAATCGAACGGCAGCTACCTCATCGCACCTTCCGCCAGCGGCGCAGCAACGGACAACGCGGTCATGCTGCCGGCGGTCAACGTGACGGCCGCCGCGTATGACAACGGCCTTCAACCGGCCTACGCAGGCGGTCAGATCGCACGCGGCGGCGGCCTCGGCATGCTGGGGTCGGCCGACGCGATGGACGTGCCGTTCAGCACCATGAACTACACCGAGCAAATGGTGCGTGACCAACAGGCTCGCACCCTCGCGGACGTCATCATCAACGAATCGTCGGTGCGCATGCTGACCTCGAGCGGTGGCTTCGGCGAAGACTTCCAGATTCGCGGTTATACGGTTTCGAGCAGCGATGTCGGCCTTAACGGCCTGTATGGCATGGCCAGCGCCAGCCGGGTGCCGGCCGCAATCGTCGAGCGCGTCGAGGTGCTCAAGGGACCGGGCACGCTGATGAACGGCATCGGTCCGAGCGGCAGTATCGGCGGGGCGATCAATGTGCTGACCAAACGCGCCACGAGCGAGCCGATCACACGCCTGACGACCTCGTTCCAGAACAAGTCGCAACTGGGTGTCGAAGCCGACATCGGCCGTCGCTTTGGCGAAAATCAGCAATGGGGGGTGCGCGTGAACGGCGTGTACCGCGACGGCAACACCACGCTCGATAACGGCAAGCAGAGCATCGGTTTCGGCTCGGTCGGGCTCGACTACACGGGTCAGCGCCTGCGCTGGACGCTCGACGCCTACACCCAGCACGAAGGCGACGACAACTTCCGTCCCCAGATCGGCTTCCAGTCGTCGGTCAAGACCCTGCCGGAGGCGCCGTCGGGCTACCGCAACTTCTACCCGGGCAGCGAGTTGCATCTGCACGATTCGGCCGTGACCACGCGCCTGGAATACGACGTGCTGCGCAATGTCACGGTCTGGGGCGCGGTGGGCTATCACTACGCCACTGCCTACCAGACCTTCCCGAGCGGTCCCGCCGACGCACTGGGCAACTTCACGGTGATGAATTCGTACTACGACTCGTACACACGCTCACGCACGGCGGATGTGGGCGCACGCGCGAACTTCAAGACCTTCGACATTGGCCATACGCTCACGGTGCAGGCCTCGCGTCTGGAGCAGGATGCTGGCAACGCCTACGTGCCGGGTTCGACGTCGGTGCCGTCGAATATCTACAACCCGTCGCCGCTGCCCGCGGTGAACGCACCGCGCACCGATCCGAAGAAGGCCTCCGAATCGGCGTTGACGAGCATTGCCGTCACCGACACGCTGTCGTTCCTTAACGATCGCATGCTGCTGACCGGCGGTCTGCGTCATCAACGCGTTGTACTCGACAACTTCAACACGGCCAACGGCGCGCTGACCTCAAGCTACGATCAAAGCGCCATATCGCCGCTCGCAGGCATCGTCGTCAAGCCGCTGCAAAACGTCTCGGTGTATGCGAACTTCACGTCGGGCCTGTCGCGTGGCGGCATCGCACCGGCGACCGCGCGTAACGCGGGTCAGGCGTTCCCGCCGTACAAGTCCAAGCAGTACGAAGCCGGCGTGAAAGCCGACTGGGGCACCGTCACGACGATGATCTCGGTGTTTCAGGTGCAACGCCCGAACGCCATCACCGATCCCGCGACCAACCTCTATAGCTTCGACGGCGAACAGCGCAATCGCGGCCTCGAAGTGTCGGCGTATGGCGAAGTCGTCAAGGGCCTTCGTCTGATGGCCAGCGCCACGTTCTACGACGCCAAGCTCACCCAAACGGCCGGTGGCGTGAACGACGGCAACGACGCCAACGGCGTGCCCAAACGCGCCTTCAACCTCGGTGTCGACTGGGATACGCCCTGGGTGCCGGGCCTCTCGCTCAACGGCCGCATCATCAACACGTCGCGCATGTACTTCAACGCAGCCAACACGCTCGAGTTGCCGGCGTGGACGCGTTACGACATCGGCGCGCGCTACCGCACGCGCATCGCAGGCAAGTCGGTCGTGTTCCGCGCCAACATCGAGAACCTGTTCAATTCCAACTATTGGCTCATGAGCGGCACCTACGCCACCGTGGCCGCACCGCGCACGTTCCTGTTGTCCGCGCAGATCGACTTCTGA
- a CDS encoding DUF3649 domain-containing protein gives MAQVRRAAFANTGALVSRIVAAIGGGYVVAALASVAVLALPMDKAQAVITGMLASFAIYAGAVVWVFAVRSAWRAWAGLLVVAAPLALAAWAVSSGLMAGGGA, from the coding sequence ATGGCTCAGGTTCGTCGCGCTGCGTTTGCCAATACCGGCGCGCTCGTCTCTCGCATCGTTGCGGCCATCGGCGGCGGCTACGTCGTCGCGGCCCTGGCGAGCGTTGCTGTCCTCGCGTTGCCGATGGACAAGGCCCAGGCGGTCATCACCGGCATGCTGGCGAGCTTCGCCATTTATGCCGGTGCGGTCGTCTGGGTGTTCGCCGTGCGCAGCGCATGGCGCGCCTGGGCCGGTTTGCTCGTCGTTGCCGCACCGCTCGCGCTCGCCGCGTGGGCGGTGTCGTCGGGCCTGATGGCAGGAGGTGGCGCATGA
- the mgtA gene encoding magnesium-translocating P-type ATPase: MNKNLRSRHKQRGFVEHSTTSDLPLSGPDAIARLATEPLPDVLHTLGTDTSGLTLADVGQRQTRYGPNEIAHDKPPHWTVQLFFAFKNPFVMVLLALAVVSFFTDVYFADPDDKEYTGIIILLTMVTISGLLRFFSEFRSLRAAEKLKAMVRTTASVRRRVTASGKSERHEVAMRELVVGDIVTLQAGDMIPADLRLMESRDLFISQAVLTGEALPVEKYDTLGAVAQKSAEMADGQGNANLLELSNVCFMGTNVVSGTATGVVVATGGDTYFGALAKNVVSHKRVETSFDRGVNSVSWLLIRFMLVMVPIVFMINGLTKGDWLSALTFALAVAVGLTPEMLPMIVSANLARGALAMARRKVVVKRLNSVQNFGAMDVLCTDKTGTLTQDRIILEQHLDVSGDVQEEVLRLGWLNSYHQSGQRNLIDVAIIRRANEIGESVQPRAFAKIDELPFDFVRRRLSVVVANDRGEHLMVTKGAVEEMLSVSTHVKTPQGVRALDDTARAMLLARAEAYNEDGFRVLVVATRDIPAGETKTQYKTADEAGLMVCGFLTFLDPPKDSAAPAIAALREHGVTVKVLTGDNPIVTMNVCRQVGIEPGTPLLGTDIEPMTDATLRDVVGRTTVFAKLAPLHKARVVKALQANGHTVGFLGDGINDAPALRDADVGISVDTGADIAKETADIILLEKSLMVLEEGVIKGRETFGNILKYLNMTASSNFGNVFSVLVASAFLPWQPMLAMQLLVQNLVYDISQMFLPWDRMDPEFLKKPRKWDAGNIRRFMLWLGPTSSVFDITTYILMWTVFGAGALYHAQGGDAGQVIMNSGWFVEGLVSQTLVVHLLRTQKIPFLQSTPALPIMLSTTVAIALACWLPYSPFAEALGFVALPGSYFYWLVATMLGYIALAQVVKTIYIRRFGRWF, translated from the coding sequence ATGAACAAGAACCTTCGCTCGCGCCATAAACAGCGTGGCTTCGTCGAACACTCGACAACCTCAGATCTCCCGCTCTCGGGCCCCGACGCCATTGCCAGGCTCGCCACCGAGCCGCTGCCAGACGTCCTTCATACCCTCGGCACCGACACGAGCGGTCTCACGCTCGCCGATGTGGGCCAGCGCCAGACCCGCTACGGCCCCAACGAAATCGCGCACGACAAGCCGCCGCACTGGACGGTGCAGTTGTTCTTCGCCTTCAAGAACCCGTTTGTGATGGTGCTGCTCGCGCTCGCCGTCGTGAGCTTCTTTACCGACGTCTACTTCGCCGACCCGGACGACAAGGAATACACGGGCATCATCATCCTGCTGACGATGGTGACGATCAGCGGACTGCTGCGCTTCTTCTCCGAATTCCGCTCACTGCGTGCGGCCGAGAAGCTCAAGGCGATGGTGCGCACCACGGCGTCAGTTCGTCGCCGTGTGACGGCCTCGGGGAAGTCGGAACGTCACGAAGTCGCCATGCGCGAGTTGGTCGTGGGTGACATCGTGACGTTGCAGGCGGGCGATATGATTCCGGCCGATCTGCGTCTGATGGAATCTCGTGACCTGTTCATCAGTCAGGCGGTACTGACCGGCGAGGCGTTGCCGGTCGAGAAGTACGACACGCTGGGCGCCGTGGCGCAGAAGTCGGCCGAGATGGCCGACGGGCAGGGCAATGCCAACCTGCTCGAACTGTCGAACGTTTGCTTCATGGGCACCAACGTGGTCAGCGGTACAGCCACGGGGGTGGTCGTCGCAACGGGAGGCGATACGTATTTCGGCGCACTCGCGAAAAACGTGGTGAGCCACAAACGTGTCGAGACGAGCTTCGACCGTGGCGTGAACAGTGTGAGCTGGCTGCTCATCCGCTTCATGCTGGTGATGGTGCCGATCGTCTTCATGATCAACGGCCTGACCAAGGGCGACTGGCTGAGCGCGCTGACGTTCGCACTGGCCGTGGCCGTTGGTCTGACGCCGGAAATGCTCCCGATGATCGTGAGCGCCAATCTGGCGCGCGGTGCGCTGGCGATGGCGCGTCGCAAGGTGGTGGTCAAGCGTCTGAACTCGGTGCAGAACTTCGGCGCCATGGACGTGCTTTGCACCGACAAGACCGGCACGCTGACGCAGGACCGCATCATTCTCGAACAGCATCTCGATGTGTCGGGCGATGTGCAGGAAGAGGTGCTGCGTCTTGGCTGGCTCAACAGTTATCACCAGAGCGGTCAGCGCAATCTGATCGACGTGGCGATCATCCGCCGCGCCAACGAAATCGGCGAGTCCGTGCAGCCACGCGCGTTTGCCAAGATCGACGAGTTGCCGTTCGATTTCGTGCGCCGGCGTCTGTCGGTGGTGGTCGCCAACGACCGTGGCGAACACCTGATGGTGACCAAAGGGGCGGTCGAGGAGATGCTGTCGGTCTCCACGCACGTGAAGACGCCGCAAGGCGTGCGCGCGCTCGACGACACAGCCCGCGCCATGCTGCTGGCTCGCGCCGAAGCGTACAACGAAGACGGCTTCCGTGTGCTGGTTGTCGCCACGCGTGACATTCCGGCCGGCGAGACGAAGACGCAGTACAAGACTGCCGACGAAGCTGGTCTGATGGTCTGCGGTTTCCTGACGTTCCTCGATCCGCCCAAGGATTCGGCCGCACCGGCGATTGCTGCCCTGCGCGAGCACGGGGTCACGGTCAAGGTGCTGACCGGCGACAACCCCATCGTCACGATGAATGTTTGCCGTCAGGTGGGCATCGAGCCGGGCACGCCGCTGCTGGGCACGGACATCGAGCCGATGACCGACGCCACGTTGCGCGACGTGGTCGGCCGCACGACGGTATTCGCGAAGCTCGCGCCGCTGCACAAGGCGCGAGTGGTCAAGGCGTTGCAGGCCAATGGTCACACCGTGGGCTTTCTGGGCGACGGCATCAACGACGCCCCGGCATTGCGCGACGCCGACGTCGGCATCTCGGTAGATACCGGTGCGGACATCGCCAAGGAAACCGCCGACATCATCTTGCTCGAAAAGAGCCTGATGGTGCTGGAAGAGGGCGTGATCAAGGGGCGCGAGACGTTTGGCAACATCCTCAAGTACCTGAACATGACCGCCAGCTCGAACTTCGGCAACGTGTTCTCGGTGCTGGTCGCCAGCGCGTTCCTGCCGTGGCAGCCGATGCTGGCGATGCAACTGCTGGTGCAGAACCTCGTGTACGACATCTCGCAGATGTTCCTGCCGTGGGACCGTATGGACCCCGAGTTCCTCAAAAAGCCGCGCAAGTGGGACGCGGGCAACATCCGGCGCTTCATGCTGTGGCTGGGGCCGACCTCGTCGGTGTTCGATATCACGACCTACATCCTGATGTGGACGGTCTTTGGTGCCGGCGCGCTCTATCACGCCCAAGGCGGCGATGCCGGGCAAGTCATCATGAATTCGGGCTGGTTTGTCGAAGGTCTGGTGTCGCAGACGCTCGTGGTGCACCTGTTGCGCACGCAGAAGATTCCGTTCCTGCAAAGCACGCCGGCGCTGCCGATCATGCTGTCCACCACGGTGGCGATTGCGCTGGCCTGCTGGCTGCCGTACTCGCCGTTCGCCGAAGCGCTGGGCTTCGTGGCGCTGCCGGGATCGTACTTCTACTGGCTCGTGGCGACCATGCTCGGATACATCGCGCTGGCTCAGGTGGTCAAGACGATCTATATCCGCCGCTTCGGCCGCTGGTTCTGA